DNA from Spirosoma oryzicola:
TGACCCAGAGAAACGCGGTTTACCAAATCTGGGTAATTCGTTATTAGATCGATGTACCGCTCTTCCGCCGACTGGGTCAGCAAGCTTTCTGACCGACCCTGCGTAAGCATCAGGTATTGCTCGGCCAGAACACGTCCGAACCGTTCCCAGCCGTGCGATTGCGGATAGAGCCGTAACAAATGATCATGCTGAATAACCAGCAATTCGGCGTCTTCCAGAGCTTCAATGTTATAAGGGCAAGCTGTTTGTGTTAGCAGGCTCTTTAGCGCTGTCAGGAACATATTCTCGGAGATAAAAAACAGGTTGTGCTCCTGCTCCGTCTTAGGGTCCATGTAGTAGACACGAAAAAGTCCCTTCACAATAAAACCGACGTACCGACAGACCGAGTTACGAAAATTAAAAAACTCGTGCTTGGCAATTGTTCGTAAAGACCAGAACTCGCTTCCTAAACGAATGTCTTCTTCCGAGAGTAACGCAAACTGCTGTAGTTTATCGTGTAAAATAGGATGCTGAGCAGAAACCATCGCTGTAAGTTAGAAGTAAAGCCTGTGAATAAGTCGGGCTAAGCAGAATTTAGACCACACAATATTTTATTTAGGCTCCTTTGTGATGACCTTGGTTATTTTTTAACATAGGTGAAAAAGTAGCTGCGTTCGACCGGCTACCTTTGACCTATCAAAAACAAACCACTATACAAGTTAACTCACAAGTTTATGAAAATTACCCGTAATGCATCGGCTCACTGGACAGGAACTGGAAAAGATGGTAAAGGTACGGTAAGTACTGCCAGCACTGTATTGAACCAGACACAGTATTCATACAACACCCGTTTTGAGAATGGTGTTGGGACGAATCCAGAAGAACTGGTTGGCGCGGCTCATGCTGGCTGCTTTGCGATGCAACTAGCATTTAATATTCAGCAAGCTGGTTTTGCCGCTGATTCGCTCGATGTACAGGCTGCCATCACGCTCGAAGACGGAGGCATCACCAGTTCTAAACTAACCCTGAAAGCTAGCGTTCCCGGCCTCGATCAGGCAAAATTCGATGAGCTGGTTGACCACGCTGAGCACAACTGCCCGATTTCGAAGTTGTTCAATACCAACATCACTGTTGACGCTACTCTCGTGTAGTCGAAGAGCTGATCGTAAACAAAGCGGGGTGACTTTCGAAAAAGTCACCCCGCTTTGTTTGAATGAGTTTGGAATTTATTTATCTGCATCGGAAGTTGTCGCTAGGCTTTTGGTATGTCGGTAGCTGGTTCGGTATAAACCAATACTTCTTTTCCATCAATCACGTCCATGTCATACATAGCTTGGCTTAACATCCAATCCAGATAGGCTTCGAATGTATCATACTCCGCCAAGCCTTTGGTGGACAATGACTCAAATTGTTCGCGCAACACATCGAGCGGAATAATTTCAACTTTAGCCGTCTTATGGGTTGCTTTGGGAGCGTGATACGTGGGCTGGTTCGCTTGCCAGAGCTGAAATTCCTGACGAAGCTGATCCGTCATCAACGCTTTGTAGATTGCCCCGGCCAGTGATTTAAGCCGACCTTTCTTTTTAGCCTCCTGGTAATAATGAATCACGAACCGCAGATAATCTTCGGGAAGTCCTCCCTGCTGAAACCGCAACTTTATATCACTCAGGGATTTAAGGCTTAAGCCTACTTCGGTAAGCGTTTGCTGCGTACCCTCAGGGAGTTTTATATCATCTTGGGTAACGACCGCCGGTCTTAGCAAATGAAACGACAGAGCTGTAACGGCACGACCATCTTTAAGCTGTTTGTAGTCGAACGCCATATCCGTTATACTGAGCTCATGCTTGGCAATGTCTAGCACAAAGCGTTTAAAGTCGGCAAAGTTCTGATAGCGCTGTTCCAGATTGAGCGTCTTTTTGAGCGATGACAGCTCCAGCTTTATGGTTTCGTGATGAAACGCGGCTGATTTCAACAACCAGTACAGGCGATAGGAATAGAAGCTCCGGAACCCAAGCAGCGTTTGAATCTCTGCCACCGTAAAGTTTCCCTGAAGTTCGAGCAGATATGGCTTTACAAAGTTATTAAACTGGGCAATCAGGTAGCCTGACCCTTCTTTGTACCGACAGGTTGCCATGAGTGGGTTGCTGACAATCTCCCGTCGACCATTTTCATCGATGCTTTCTACGTGAATGACCCGACTGGCTAAACGAATGACGGCTTCCCGAACTTGCGCGTACGCCTTTCCTCCTACTTTTTCGTCCGGGTATAACTCAGAAACCGGAATTCGGCAGAGCAAAAAATCTTTATCCTTACGGTCAATACGGCCCAGCAAACAAATAAACAAGCGTGATTCCAGCAAAGACATCTCATAGCGGGCTCGAATCAAATCATTATGCTGAGCAACTATGCTATCTTGCCGGAGTTGGCGGCTGGTGGCCCGCCGATCGGCTTCCAAAAAATCGGAGTCGTTACTAAATAACTCGGTTTGAGAGCCCGATGCCTTCGTGCTTTTAGCCATACGATAAAAGGCTTTTTACAAAGCTAAAAAATACCCTTGAGTAAGCAACTTTTTTCGACTAACAAGACCCGGCTTCGCATTTTATAGTATTGCGAGTAAAACCCCGTGGTTAAGCAAAAGCTATCCTTTACTCCACTATTTTATCCATATCAGAAGCGCTATTTCGCCACAATGACGGTACTTTCCTCGTAGTTGAAGCACGAATTAGCTTGTAAAAAATCTAGCACGAAATAGTTAGAACGTATATAACGGTACTTTCCTCGTAGTTGTTACGAGTGTTTCGCAACTTACTCGCATCTGTCACGCTCATACCCTCTAGTAACCATTTAGACGGTACTTTCCTCGCAATGACGGTACTTTCCTCGCAATGACGGTACTTTCCTCGCAATGACGGTACTTTCCTCGCAATGACGGTACTTTCCTCGCAATGACGGTACTTTCCTCGCACTAACGGTACTTTCCTCGCAATTGACGGTACTTCTCTCGTAGTTGACGGTACTTTCCTCGCAATTAGACGGTACTTTCCTCGCAATTAGACGGTACTTTCCTCGTAGTTGACGGTACTTTCCTCGCAGCTGGACGGTACTTTCCTCGCAATTAACGGTACTTTTCTCGTAATTAGACCTTATAAGGCCATGAAAATCAACTAGTTACAGAGCCCTTAATAGTTAATAGGTAATAAAAATTAATACAAGCCAATTAGGTTAATAGCAGGGTTTGGTTAATTTTTTTAAAAAAAGCTTTCAAAACGAACGGGTCGTTAACGCGGGATGAATGCATTTTTCCGCGACGGTACTTTCCTCGCAATTAAACAAGACCTTGCTCAATAGCAATGAATTAGGAATATCAGGAAGCGCTGTAGTAGTTGAAGTACTGTCGCTTTGTCAATTTTTTTTGACATAGTTATATATTTGTCCTATAATTAAGGCGAAATAGCTTGTTAAACTATGATTGCCAACGCTGACGTCCTAACATTCTTTCAGCATAACCCTGCCATATCCGCTTCCGTGATTGAACAGGAGGCCGGTATACCCACTACAACACTCACCAAAGCGTTGACAGGTGGTCGTATCCTAAATGCGAAGCATTTAGCTGCATTATACCCCATCCTGAAGAAGTACGGTTATACCGATGCTTCAGCCCGAAAAGCAAAAGTTATATCCATTGCGAATCACAAGGGCGGTGTTGGCAAAACGACGACGACCTTAAATTTAGGGCGTGCTTTGTCAATCTTAGGAAAGCGAGTTTTGCTGATCGACCTAGACTCCCAGGGTAATTTATCGCAGGTCTTAGGAGTCGAAGAACCACAAAAACAGGTTGTAAATGCGTTGTTGGGTAATGAATCGCTGCCTATCGTACGTATCACTGACAATTTTGACCTTGCTCCGAGCGATCTAGAACTGGCCAATGCTGATCTTGAGTTAGTACAAGCCGTTGGAGGAGTTAATCAGCTAAAGAACGTCATTGCGGGTTTGCGCGCGCAGTATGATTACATTCTAATCGACTGCCCACCCGCCCTGAATATATTTACCAACTCGGCGCTGGTAGCTTCGACATCCTGTCTTATTACGCTGCAACCTGAAGCGTCCGCGATGAAAGGAATTAACAACCTATTTGAGCGCATTACTCAGGTTCGCGACCGAATCAACCATGAACTAACCGTGGAGGGAATCGTGCTGACGTTGGTGGATAAACGCCTGAACGTCCACCGGGATATGCTTAATTACATCCGGAGCGGGGTGCTCACAAACTTCACAATCTTTAACACGGAAATTCGGCTAAACGTGGCGTTAAAAGAATCGCAGATTGCCCAGCAAGATATTTTCACCTACGCTAAAGATTCGCATGGTGCTGCCGACTATCGTAGTCTGGCGCTGGAATTAACTCGTCAAAACGTCCACTGATTCGATCAACAGTATTTCTGCTACTACGTCTGCTATGACAAAGAAATATCAAGCGGCTCTTGCCACAAAAATGATCATTAAAGATCAAAGTTTGCTTCGGCATGAGGATATAAAACAGCACATCCTGGTTTTGCCCGAATTGGCGG
Protein-coding regions in this window:
- a CDS encoding Crp/Fnr family transcriptional regulator; amino-acid sequence: MVSAQHPILHDKLQQFALLSEEDIRLGSEFWSLRTIAKHEFFNFRNSVCRYVGFIVKGLFRVYYMDPKTEQEHNLFFISENMFLTALKSLLTQTACPYNIEALEDAELLVIQHDHLLRLYPQSHGWERFGRVLAEQYLMLTQGRSESLLTQSAEERYIDLITNYPDLVNRVSLGHISSYLGIKGPSLSRIRAQMAHKL
- a CDS encoding OsmC family protein yields the protein MKITRNASAHWTGTGKDGKGTVSTASTVLNQTQYSYNTRFENGVGTNPEELVGAAHAGCFAMQLAFNIQQAGFAADSLDVQAAITLEDGGITSSKLTLKASVPGLDQAKFDELVDHAEHNCPISKLFNTNITVDATLV
- a CDS encoding replication initiation protein codes for the protein MAKSTKASGSQTELFSNDSDFLEADRRATSRQLRQDSIVAQHNDLIRARYEMSLLESRLFICLLGRIDRKDKDFLLCRIPVSELYPDEKVGGKAYAQVREAVIRLASRVIHVESIDENGRREIVSNPLMATCRYKEGSGYLIAQFNNFVKPYLLELQGNFTVAEIQTLLGFRSFYSYRLYWLLKSAAFHHETIKLELSSLKKTLNLEQRYQNFADFKRFVLDIAKHELSITDMAFDYKQLKDGRAVTALSFHLLRPAVVTQDDIKLPEGTQQTLTEVGLSLKSLSDIKLRFQQGGLPEDYLRFVIHYYQEAKKKGRLKSLAGAIYKALMTDQLRQEFQLWQANQPTYHAPKATHKTAKVEIIPLDVLREQFESLSTKGLAEYDTFEAYLDWMLSQAMYDMDVIDGKEVLVYTEPATDIPKA
- a CDS encoding ParA family protein, which encodes MIANADVLTFFQHNPAISASVIEQEAGIPTTTLTKALTGGRILNAKHLAALYPILKKYGYTDASARKAKVISIANHKGGVGKTTTTLNLGRALSILGKRVLLIDLDSQGNLSQVLGVEEPQKQVVNALLGNESLPIVRITDNFDLAPSDLELANADLELVQAVGGVNQLKNVIAGLRAQYDYILIDCPPALNIFTNSALVASTSCLITLQPEASAMKGINNLFERITQVRDRINHELTVEGIVLTLVDKRLNVHRDMLNYIRSGVLTNFTIFNTEIRLNVALKESQIAQQDIFTYAKDSHGAADYRSLALELTRQNVH